The DNA window ATGGCGCTGTCCGAGCAGATCCGTGAGCGCAGCCAGCCCGACCTCATCGTGTGGCCAGAGACGGTCTACCCGACGACCTTCGGTAACCCGAAGAGCGAGGCGGGTGCCGCCTTCGACGACGAGATCCGAGGCCTGGTGGGGGAGACGGGGATCCCGCTCGTCTTCGGGGCTTACGACGCCGAAGCCGGGCGCGAGTTCAACGCTGCCTTCTTCCTCGGCGCACCCGGGCGTGAGCGCCCTCCGACGAGCTACCGCAAGCGCATGCTGTTCCCGCTCACGGAGTGGGTCCCCGCCGCGATCGACTCCGACTGGCTGCGCCGTGAGCTGCCCTGGTTGGGGCACTGGGAGCGAGGCCCGGGGGCTCGGGTGGTGGAGCTTCCGCTCCGCGGCGACAGGTCGCTCTCGGTGGTGCCGCTCATCTGCTACGATGTCCTGTTCCCGGGCTTCGTGGCGGAGGCGGCGCGAGGTGGCGCGGATCTGATCGTCACGCTCTCCAACGACTCGTGGTTCCCGGACGAGCGCGCGCCGCGATTGCACCTGATCTCGGCGGCTTTCCGGAGCGTGGAGACGCGGCTGCCCCAGGTGCGGGCCACGAACTCCGGAATCTCGGCGATGATCGCCCCCACGGGCGAGCTGCTCGCGACGACGGCGTGGGATCGGCGTGAGACCCTGGTCGGCCGCCTCGGGAGCACAGGACGCAGCGTGACCCTGGCCATGGTGCTCGGACCCTGGCTGGGTCCGCTGCTGCTGGGCGGCGCGCTCGTGCTGCTCTTCGCCTTGCGGCGTCGGCCGGGCTTGCGGGAGCCAGGGGAACCGCTGCCTCAGAGCAAGAGGCGGAAGAGGACGAAGCCAGGCACCAGGACGAAGTAGGCCACGAAGCAGATCCCCTCGACTCCGCGGCGAATCCCGCTCGCCCAGCGCGGGACGGCGACGGTGATGGGGAGCGCGAGCGCCTCCGTGAGGACACGCCAGACGCTGGCGTAGACGAGGAGGCCTCCAGCGGTGCCCATCCAGAAGTCCGCAAATGTCTTCAGGTACGAGGCCAGCCCGAACAGGCGGTACTGTCCGAACGGCGACCCGAAGACGATCATCTGGTGCAGCCGGAAGGTGATCACCGTCAGCACGAGCGGGGCGAGCCCGTGTTTGATCCCCAGGAAGACCCACCCGCGACGACCGAGCTGTGACCGCGCGGTGACGTAAGCGAGGGCCCCCGAGCGCGGCGGCGCAGCCTCCACCGGAAGTACCGACGTCAGCGCCGCGAGCAGCGCGCTCGGCTTCGACGCTTCGAGATGATGGCGAAAGGTGCGCCCCGAGCTCATCCGGAGGCTGACGCCACCTCCGGGGAAAGGAAGCCGCCAGGGTTGCACCGTCTTGATCGACGTCAGCGGGATCTCGAAGCGGGTCCCTCCGCGCACCAGCGCCAGGGTCTCGGGCAAGACCTCCAGGGTGGCACGCCCGAGGTGGCGGAGAGCGCCGACCAGCAGCAACGGCACGCCCGAGAACAGGGTGAGACCGAGCGCCACCGTGCGGGGTGGCGCCGTCTCCGTTCCCTCGAGGATGTCGTAGACGAGGTGAGCCGCGACATAGAGGACGTTGAGCACCGCGATGGCTTGCAGCACCACCGCGCCGACGCGAGCAGGGGTCGACCAGGCGCGGAGCGCGAGCGGCGCGGGGGAAGGCGTGCTCTCCACAGGCTCAGGATCCTGCCGCCGCCTCGGCCTCGGGGGAGGCGGTCACCGGCGCCGCACCCTGCCGCCGCGAGGCAGGATCGTCCTGGAAGAAGACCATCGTGAACAGGACGAACACCGCCCACAGCGCGCCGAGGTGGTAGAGCATCATCTCCCCGCCATAGCGCTTGAAGATGATCCCCACGATCGGCGGCCCCATCAGCATGCCGCTCGCGTAGAACACGTTGTAGATCGAGTTGGCGCGGCTGTAGTCGCGCGGGTGCGTGACCACCCCGGTCAGCGCGAGGGCCACAGGCGACATCGAAGCCAAGGTCGCGCCGGCGCCGACGACGATTCCGCACATCAGCCAGTACGAGTCGAGGAACACGAAGCCCAGCGTGCAAAGCATCCCGCCGAAGGAGAGCAGCCGCACGATGCGCAGGTGGCCGACCCGGTCGGCGACGCGGCCAGCGAGGTTCGAGAAGGTCAGCATGCCCAGGCAGAAGAGGCCGGGCAGGATGATCGTGTCCTCGCGGGGGATTCCCTTCGACTCGATCAGGAACAGCGGCAGGAACAGCACCAGCGAGGCCTGGAAGTACCCGTAAGCGTAGGCGCCGAAGCAGGAGGTCTTGATGCGCCAGAGGAGCGTGAGGCTGCTGGGCCGCTCGCTCTCCGACACCTCGCCCAGCGTCTTCTCGCCCTCCTCGATGTCGTCGCTGCCGTGGACGGCACCGGGGAGCGGCGCGTCCTTGGGCAGGCGCAGCCCGAGGTAGAGGGTGGACGCGAGGGCGAAGGCGCCCGCGATGAGGAACGCCGACTGGACGGAGAGGACCTGGGTGATGCCCTTGGCGAGGATCGGCCCGATGACGTAACCGCTGGAGAGCCAGATCGCATACAGCGACGTCAGGTGGGCCTTGTGCTTCTTGTCGGTGCGGAAGAGGAGCAGGGTCTCGGAGCTGACCCAGACGCCGACCGAGAAGAGACCATCGAAGAAGCGCAGGGCCGCGATGGAGCCGTAGCTCGGCATGAACGGGAACGCGGCGACGCACAGGGCGTAGCCGAGCATCACCGTGGTGAGCGTGCGCTTGCCGGTGAACTTCCGGATGAAGAACCCGACGGGGATGGCGAAGAGGACGAGCCCCGAGGCGAAGAAGATCGCCAGCGTCCCGATGTCCTGCTTCGAGTAGCCCTGCGCGTCGAGGTGGAGAGAGGTCAGCGCGATCGAGATGCCGCAGGCCAGTCCAAAGAGGAAAGTGCCTCGAAAAAGGCGACTCAGGTGAAGGTC is part of the Chondromyces crocatus genome and encodes:
- the lnt gene encoding apolipoprotein N-acyltransferase, which gives rise to MSSLKAGVERWLPRHTARGRWARCVVGAAATACLLAVCGRMEAPWFALLFVALVPWLWALDSADSTAEATAAGAMLSVAFAGLVFPWFPSTVERYSGAGSLPVWLLFLVAAPLLEPQFIAFALVRHLARKRVPFLGASAAAAMVYVGTELVLPKLFFDTLGLGLYPSVYLRQGADLLGVHGLTLLVLATNELVRTSLRRAADAPGAAPSAGRAPTPMSTRTVRALVCALGLVALATGYGALRVAQLRESTDGSGHVVGIVQANITSYDKLRAEKGAFETVRLILETHMALSEQIRERSQPDLIVWPETVYPTTFGNPKSEAGAAFDDEIRGLVGETGIPLVFGAYDAEAGREFNAAFFLGAPGRERPPTSYRKRMLFPLTEWVPAAIDSDWLRRELPWLGHWERGPGARVVELPLRGDRSLSVVPLICYDVLFPGFVAEAARGGADLIVTLSNDSWFPDERAPRLHLISAAFRSVETRLPQVRATNSGISAMIAPTGELLATTAWDRRETLVGRLGSTGRSVTLAMVLGPWLGPLLLGGALVLLFALRRRPGLREPGEPLPQSKRRKRTKPGTRTK
- a CDS encoding MFS transporter codes for the protein MRPDLHLSRLFRGTFLFGLACGISIALTSLHLDAQGYSKQDIGTLAIFFASGLVLFAIPVGFFIRKFTGKRTLTTVMLGYALCVAAFPFMPSYGSIAALRFFDGLFSVGVWVSSETLLLFRTDKKHKAHLTSLYAIWLSSGYVIGPILAKGITQVLSVQSAFLIAGAFALASTLYLGLRLPKDAPLPGAVHGSDDIEEGEKTLGEVSESERPSSLTLLWRIKTSCFGAYAYGYFQASLVLFLPLFLIESKGIPREDTIILPGLFCLGMLTFSNLAGRVADRVGHLRIVRLLSFGGMLCTLGFVFLDSYWLMCGIVVGAGATLASMSPVALALTGVVTHPRDYSRANSIYNVFYASGMLMGPPIVGIIFKRYGGEMMLYHLGALWAVFVLFTMVFFQDDPASRRQGAAPVTASPEAEAAAGS